One genomic region from Candidatus Gastranaerophilales bacterium encodes:
- a CDS encoding M48 family metallopeptidase, whose amino-acid sequence MKKNLLIIAALLLMCLSAPPSFGIEIDVIDITKEKQYVDTLNRVGFRLLNANGLTNRAIFRYDPKRVANAYALTHIRTDRRVVVYRGALMLCDSDDELAGVLGHEISHIMDSYDGILRGSFDILKYVLTPRKYEYKADKRSIDYMVKAGYNPVAYIVLMTKLMGQFRYDTIFSGHPLTTRRTAEVYEYIYKKYPYFLAENAYKDNIYYQNFLLTSSENRRRLQKNIQSGSNKKTNYK is encoded by the coding sequence ATGAAAAAGAATTTACTAATAATCGCAGCATTATTACTTATGTGTCTGAGCGCACCGCCTTCATTTGGAATAGAAATAGATGTAATTGATATAACAAAAGAAAAACAATACGTCGATACACTAAATCGGGTCGGATTTAGATTGCTCAATGCAAATGGACTTACCAACAGAGCAATATTTCGTTATGATCCTAAAAGAGTCGCAAATGCCTACGCATTAACACATATACGTACCGATAGACGGGTTGTAGTTTATAGAGGAGCATTAATGCTATGTGATTCAGATGATGAATTAGCAGGAGTGCTGGGGCATGAAATATCTCACATAATGGACTCATATGACGGTATCTTAAGGGGAAGCTTTGATATTCTCAAATACGTACTTACACCCAGAAAGTATGAATACAAAGCAGATAAACGCTCAATAGATTATATGGTAAAAGCCGGTTATAACCCTGTTGCTTACATTGTCCTAATGACAAAACTAATGGGGCAATTTAGATATGATACTATTTTCTCGGGGCACCCTCTTACAACAAGACGCACAGCAGAAGTATATGAATATATTTATAAAAAATACCCTTACTTCTTGGCAGAGAATGCGTACAAAGATAACATTTATTACCAAAACTTCCTTCTTACTTCAAGTGAAAACAGAAGAAGATTACAAAAAAACATCCAAAGCGGTTCGAACAAAAAAACCAACTACAAGTAG